The Triticum urartu cultivar G1812 chromosome 6, Tu2.1, whole genome shotgun sequence genome includes the window attactagaacgaagttgttttctttcgtcgtttaatttcttttgcttcgttcaatttgattctttttgccaaccggagttcttaagttgaaccttctggttagatctcttatttgagttttacctgtgcattagatgagtacttattgtatgcttgttgtttgtctgtgatagaatacccggagtgcgccaattgttacttcgaatctctaggttacgcggatcatcagtaaggcaagtaacactttgatcataccttttctacaacccagttttattgcattagatcaatcctcacacattgcatgattaggatctaattaaattatgggatgggaagtagatgaggtagtacctattacctgtttattatcaaacctttgggagttacttctatgtttgcttattacgccatgctatgctagtagacgtggattgggtgggtgatatccatgacagatgtgagatttataattaagggtttatctaaggtggcaacctaacacacatctgggtggattgaggcacctggggttaccaggacttgcctgttttctttggaccgccacccaggcccaaagggatcatgagattattcatactagaaactttcgtgtgcagccacaagacattatgggctctggcatagttgactaagttgtgcgaactcttacagtggtagactagcagatgtaggggatgtaggtggtacggtctacccgatcgtaaggtgctagcgcttctgaaagactatgtctcggtcatccgtcttctcaaacaccctgcagtgcgagaaaccaaacggaggcgatcgagtcttgtgaggaaaagtgcgcaaacctctgcagagtgtataaactaatcatggttagccgtgtccccggttatggacatcttgagtatctggtacctggattttcatgtgaatctcaacatgttactctaaattaattttgatgggttttaatgatgttacttaattgggattgaggatgctgtcaaccattctcaatgtttcacaaccaccatgatagtaattaattttattcctttgaagtagggaaaaattggctttacgcaaaaacagtaaccatagagttttccaccagccaaatatgcatatagtatagctgttgcattccattattctctatgtgttaccttgccagcatattccatgtgctgacccgttttcgggctgcaacgttaatgttgcagacttttcagacgacgattaaggagtttttaggtcgtggttctatactcagtgatgccgttggagttgatggactcacttatcttccaagccttccgctgttatcgtcactagatggccttaagccatatttattgtaataagttctcttttgagacactcgatgtaataagtgtgtgattgctactctgctataaatcctccgagtactgtgtggtgtcagcattactgatccagggatgacaccggagcacagagatcagactgtttgaggtctggtcgctacacttgatgtcttcgttttgtgtagctctttgatgacttgtccttctttTCCGAATCCTTACTTCTCtatgatgttcttcgttcataatggtcatctctactccttctctctcttggtggtgattcttctcttatacttcttcttttgggagaatcttctcttcttttgtaggaagtcgtacactcattggaatagtgtccgggtcttccacaattgtagcaattacgttcacgactagaagatcttttgtcattgtaggaccttgacttggaacttctttccttgcttctactcttgtaaaacttgttgaaattcttcaccattagtctcaattcttcgttgaaggtttgtttctcacttgatgatgtgggagcatcacatgaggctttgtaagcaccacctgacttgttgtgaagctcttccttatacttgagtgacatctcatgagcaacaattcttccaatgacttccgttggcttgagatctttgtaatttggcatcatttggatcaatgtgcacacaatattatattttccatccaaggctcttaggatcttcttgatgatgaatctatcgatcatctcttcacttcctaagccggcaatctcatttgtgatgagagcaagcctagaatacatttcagcgacaccttcaccatccttcattttgaacttgtcaagttgactttgaagtaCACCCAATTTgaattccttgacggagtcggtaccttcgtgcatatcaatcaaagtatctcaaatttcctttgcattctcaagacaactgattttgttgaattcttcggggcataatccgttgaagagaatatcacaagcttgagcattgtattgcagcatcttcaattattccgcggtagcttcacggttcggttctctcccatcaaagaattcaccttgcaagccaatacacacaatagcccaaacagcggggttatgtccaagaatatgcattttcatcttatgcttgcaactagcaaaattagtaccatcaaagtaagaaCCTCTACGATGGTAATTTacctcactagacgccatactctcctaggttgtgaaaccaaggctatgatcaccaaaagctatggaaatcaaggcaaatggagaccaaagctttgataccacttgtaggatcgaaagtatgtctagaggggggagggtgattagactacttgaccaaataaaaatctagcctttttccaattttaagtcttggaagattttagcaacttagcacaattcaagtaatcaacctacacatgcaattctaagagtatagcggcagaatgtaaaacaattgcatatgaaggtaaagggaggagtttggagggagcaaacgcaatgtagacacggagatttttggcgtggttccgataggtggtgctatcgtacatccacgttgatggagacttcaacccatgaagggtaacggttgcgcgagtccacggagggctccacccatgaagggtccatgatgaagcaaccttgtctatcccaccatggccaacgcccacgaaggacttgccttactagggtagatcttcacgaagtaggcgatctccttgcccgtacaaactccttggttcaactccacaatcttgacggaggctcctaAGTGACACCTAatcaatctaggagacaccactctccaaacggtaatagatggtgtgttgatgatgaactccttgctcgtGTGCTTCAAATAAtcgtctccccaacactcaactctctcatataggattggatttggtagaaagatgatttgagtggaaaacaacttgggaaaggctaaagatcaagatttatgtggttggaatggaatatcttgacctcaacataagtgtaggtggttctctctcagaaaatgtatattggaagtgtaggcatattctgatggctctctccatgaataaagagcgggtggaggggtatatacagcctccacacaaaatctaaccgttacacacaaatcaccaaactcggtgggaccgaattataaaactcggtcagaccgatttagttcaaaatgtgaacgttaggattttcggtgggaccgacatgtcaactcggtgggaccgattccattagggttagggcataacgtaatctccgagaccgattacacaaactcggtgggaccgatttggtaatagacaaacagagagttggtcaggcaaactcggtgggaccgatttgctcatctcggctagaccgaaacgttacaaaggggaaacagagagtttgcattacaatctcggtgggaccgatcgctcatctcgattggaccaaaacgttacgaagggaaacagagaggttgcaatcccatctcggtgagaccgagatccctatcggtgagaccgaagtaactagggtttgtggcagtggctatgtcaagtgaactcggtggcgccggatagaagatttcgctggggccgagtttgatttttggtttgggacatatgtggatatgagaaagtagttgagggtttttaaagcatatcactaagcattttgagcaagtaactcattaagcaacacctcaccccttttaatagtattggcttttccaatggactcaatgtgatcttggatgactaaaaataaaatatagagtcttgtgctttgagttTGAGCCAAtgttttgtccttagcattttgaggggtccaccttctaatccatgccatgtcaatcattgagctttactgaaatatttatcttaaaatagcattagctcaatgagctatatgttgttagaaattaccaaaaccacccagggatagttgcattTTCACCTTCAGTGTAGGAAAGGAGCAGGCGCGCTGCCACGACGCGCGGGCCTGCAGTGCGGGCGCACAGGCGTGGACGAACTTTAACTGTTTCCACCACATCTTCGATCCGGCGCTGCAGCGCCACCGAGCGGCCGAGCACGCCTGGTTCGAGGCGAAGGAGGCGCCCGCTGCCAAGGATGAAGTCGTGGCGGTATGGGTGCCGACGCTTCGAGAGGAGTACGCCCTCGCGTACGTGCTCTGCAACTCCCTCATGGAGCACCACCTCGGCACGACAAGTCCGGCTCTCCGATGATGGCGAGGATGAAGATGAGTAAAACTCCGGTGATGCATCTAGTCTAGTTTATGTTTAAATTTTAGATCTAATCTAGTTTAAGTTTAAGTTTGAACTACTCCTTTCAGTCCACAATGTAACGCGTCCACCGTTTTTCGAGATTCAAGTTTAATCGTATATTTAACTATCGAGACCGACTGCAGTGGAAGTATCTAGCAAGTGACGTGGTATGTACGGAACTATATTGTGCAACTCTAATGATGTTTAACATGACGTGAACTAGTAGTTTCAAATTAAGTAAGAACTCCGGCGATGTTTACGAGATTTATTCGGCCGGTTCGTTACGGTAAACAAAATTTGCGAGACGGCGGTTTACCGGATCTATGATCCAAGTCTGGACCGGATCCGTCTCGACCACAGCTCTCGCTTTCGTCCGCTCCCATATCCCCGCTCGCGCGTGCGGCGCAGTGCCCATGGCGAGCCCGCCGTCGCCGCGCCTCCTCTGCGCCCTCCTCGGCGAGCGCCTCGGCGCGCTCTCCGCCAGGCCGCTCCTCCGCACCGCCGCCCCAGGCAGAGGTAGGCGCCCCTCCCCCGTTCGCGCTTCGGCTCAAACACTTGCCGCGTCAGCTCCTCCGGGGGAAACATTCGCTGAGAAGATGGCTCGGGTCTCCTCTTGCAGGGAACGCGAGGGTGACGTGCCAGGCCACGAGAACGCTCTCCAGCCTGGTGGACGCCCTCTTCAACAGGAGGTGAGCTCCCCGGTCGCCATTCCCTGCCCTGCCTGTTGGATAGTGACGACAACACTAGATTAGCCGCGAGCCTGCGACTGCGATCCTGTTCTTTTTGGGCAGATAGAGTGGTCATTTGCAACCTGGTATGCGTAGGGTTAAGATAAACACACCTTTGTAGTGATACATGATGGCCTGATTCTGGCTATCTTGGAGGAACACATGTATTTCCCATCTTTTATACCAACCGCTCTAAACTGAAGCTGAAGCTGAAATGCCAGTTTACTGATTGCCTTTATTCAGTACATGGCTACGCAAACCCACAACTTGGTGCATTGACCACACAGGCAGATATGTTTGTTGCTTGTTGATTCCAGGGGCTCCCTTTTCCCCACTACCATGCATTGCTAGTTTCGTTAAGGTTTGGAAGGTTCAATACAACATTTACATATACGCAGTTGCTATTCATCAGGCAACTTAAAAGAAGAATCAGATCAGTCGATTTTGGGTGAAAGACAGCAGTGCAGCAACAAGCTCGAGCCGGAGGCCGTTGCGGCCGGCCAGGGGTGCCCCCCCCTGAGAGGGAGAGAGATTAGAAAGTGCCCACGCTCAAGCCAGGGTCGCCGGCGAGGGCTTGTCAGGACCTCGTTGGAGGTGGGACGATGGGGCTTGCCGAGACGGAGCGGAGGAAGAGACCTTGACTTGTTCGGGTTGGGGCGGCGGGGGAACCTAAAAATTCGACCGGAAGTAAAGTTTTTTCAGGCACCTGGTTCATATGTGCCTCCTTACAAAGTTTTTTCAGGCACCTGGCGCATAGCCGCATAGGTGCCTCCTTACATGTACTGTTCCGTATGTGTGAGTACCGATCAGGGATGTCGTGCGGCTTGTGCCAATCCATGGAACCATCAAAATTGGTCATATCATCATACTCACGGAGATGTTTTGAGATGCATCATGCATGTTGATCATCATAAAAAGTTGCACATAATGTGCCCTTGCAACAAAAACTCAAGAGGGTGAACTACATGGTTCACGAAGTCATTTCGAACACAAGGTCCGACAgggaactactccctccgtcccataatgtaagacgtttttttgGCACTAGTAGTgccaaaaaacgtcttacattatgggacggagggagtactactgtTGTCAACAGTAGTAGGAGACAGAATGCTAAGGAGTGAGATAATGCTTTCATTTCAACAAGATAGAATGCAAAGAAGTGAGATAATGCTTGTACCAGAGTTAGATAAACAGTATTTGAAGTATCGTTAGATAAACGGGTACAAAGTTCCTTGAGTTTACTGATCTTATGAAATATGGATTGTGCCTGTCTGTACTGTATACTCTGTGCTGCTCATATATGTTTGTATGGTGAAAATCAAGGCATACTTTATGCTGGGCCTGTTACATATATTACTTATAGTGTGTGGAGAATACTGTTGAATTGGCTTATAGTGTGTGGAGAATACTGTTGAATTGGCCTCTGCCTTTAAATTGTGTCCATTGTTTGTAGATCTCTGATACATTTACTGTTGTATGGAGCATACATGTAGATTCACATTTACGTTTTTTTTTGGACTTCCACAGAAGTCGGGATGACTCACTGGAAAATAACCCTAGACGCCTACGACCTGGGAAAGTGTCTCCTCGTCTAACCGTCCCCAGTCATATACAGCGGCCTCCTTATGTCAATTCCCGTCAAAGACCTCAGATGAATGATGGACCTGAAATACATGATGAAAAAGGGATTGAATGCATGAGAGCTTCTGGAAAGCTTGCCGCACAAGTTTTGAAGTTTGCTGGAACACTTGTAAATGTAATGTTATTATTGGCATCGGTACCTGATTATTATTTTAGTTGTGGAACATTACATTCACAATGGAAATCTCATTCCATTCATCCAATACTTTGTTAAGAGAAAAGAGCACACCGAGCAAATGGATCCTCTGGTAAAGGTTAAGGTGCAGGACACATTTTAGACACCTTTTAGGTAGTTTGGGAAGTAGAAGTCCCTTCTCATAAAGCACTGCATTTCTGAAACTTAGCCCATAGATCAGTGTCAGAAATTGATCGGTTCTTATTTACAGCCAGGCATCACAACTGATGAGATAGATAAAGCGGTGCACCAAATGATAATAGATAACGGTGCATACCCGTCACCTCTTGGTTATTGTGGATTTCCGAAGAGTGTTTGCACTTCAGTGAATGAATGCATCTGTCACGGAATACCAGATTCTCGTCCACTTGAGGTAAGCCATCCAGCATCTGGAGATGATGACTTTCAATACATACCAATCAATTTACAGTTAATCCTTTTTTGGGCAGGATGGCGATATCATCAACATCGATGTGACTGTCTATCTCAATGTAAGCCCTCTATACATCTCCTGAACTGACTATTGTTTAGTCGCTGTGCTTCCCTCACAGACAAAGTACAAGTAAAGAAAGAAACTGAAGTGCTTATTTGTGGTAGATATCCTTTTTTATCATTTTCTAGAGGATATTTTGTTCTAGTGGTTTCTTGCTTGTTGTGAATAAACACCCAAAATTCCTTTTTCTATATGAGAGAATGCAAAATCTACGTTGGGCGCAGATTCAGTTGATATATTACTTTAATTCCATCTGTTTATATATATATGGAGTATTTTGGATTTTTTTTTATAAATGCTGAAGCTATAGTTGGTATCTAAATTGACCCATTCCCTTTTTTGTGGTCTATGCATATTTGACTCCAGGGTTACCATGGTGATACATCTGCTACATTTCTCTGTGGTGATGTTGATGATGAAGCTAAGAAGTTAGTTCAGGTTATCTCAGTTCTCGTAAGAATATTTGGTCTAATATACTCTGTCTCTAAATATGCATTAGTCTATGAAGGCAGGAACTTCAGCTGTTTGCTGGCATTAGCGATATGCTTGTACTTCCACAGGTGGTCCTCTTTAAGCAGTTGTATATTATACAATGGGGAATAAGTACAAATGCAATCTGGACATAATTCGTTTGCATTTTAGAGATGTAAACATACTAAGTCACTTTATTTTCAGTCAGATGCAATAATATCACATAAGTTTTCATTAGAGAAGCTAAAGGTTCTTTGCTATGCATTATTTCGTTCAAAGTTTTATGGAATGTTCTTTTCCCCAACCAGGTAACAAAAGAATCTCTTGACAAGGCTATTTCAATCTGTGCTCCAGGTGTGGAGATCAACCGCATTGGTAGAACCATACAGTAAGTAAATGGGAGGCTTGCACATTTGTACTTTTCTCGTTACTCTTCCGCAGTATGTTGATTTTGTAACCAAGGATTCTATATTTCAGAAACCTTTTGCGGCAAAAGTTAGAAATTGGTGCTGTTTGGTTCCTTTGCATCTAGCACATAACTTGATAGTACCCATTTTCTTGGACTTCGATTACAGTGGAATAAGAATGGTTGCTTGTTTTTCAAAAGCGATAATTAATTGTGTCCTGAAACAAACTATTTTGGTTCCTCTAGAGCTTATTCCCACCGCAGTTTCTCTGGGCAACTCTGGAGAAGCTGTTTCTGCACAAGCTGCAGCCCAAAAGAACTGGGCGTAAGCGTACTTTCCTCACCATGTTAGCTTGTGTTGCACTGAACTTGGCTTAGAATTTGGATATTTTGTGCCCGTACCCTATACAGTGATACACTGACAGAGGTAGACTGAATGCTGGTTGAGTTTGTTGGACATAATTAAATCAAACTTTTATTCCTTCTATAGACTTGTAATTATTATATTTTGTGCTTACTGGATATGGTCGTCATTTCTTCAAACGCACCACCTTACTGAAGATTTCAAACTTTCAAGGGATCATGCAGACAAATTCAAATATGGTGTAGTTCAACAATTTGTGGGCCATGGGGTAGGGAAAGTGTTCCATGCTGAGCCTGCAGTGCTTCATTTCCGTGAGTTCAACATGAGAAACCATTGGATTTGCTCTACTTCAGTATAGATATGGAATATATGTGCTGCCCTGGACTGACGTCTCTTGAATTTACAGGCAATAATGAAAAGGGCCGCATGATTTTGAACCAAACATTTACCATAGGTACATTTTTCCACTGTCGCTACAGTCTGCGCACATAGTGTCTCCTTATTTCAATAATCATCTAGGGATTAAAGAGTCTGCATGCTTGTTAGATTGAGATAGATAAGATTGGCACACATTAGCTTTGATTATACTTCATAAATCGGAACTGTGTTCCTTGTAGACATAGCTTCAGTCAAGTGTACTCGTATAACTTATAAGGATCACTAGCCTTCATAAGAAGCATATATGAAACACTAACAGATTCGCCTGCCTATTCGTGTGTCAATTCAGAGCCGATGCTAACCATAGGGAGCACAAACTCTACCATATGGTCCGACGACTGGACCGCGGTGACGGAGGACGGGAGCCTGTCAGCGCAGTTTGAGCACACGCTACTGATCACCGAAGACGGCGTGGAAATACTGACACAGTGTTAAGCCCAGCCGGAGAACAAAGAGGTCAATGAGTGAAAGGCTGGGTGGCTGGGACAGTACCTGCATTTTTTTTCTAACTACACATGGTCCAATCAAACTCCAAGTGCAAAACTACACTTTTTTATCTATCTCGATACGTCAGTAGGTTGATGCATAGATTATATACAAAGTTTTGCATTGTTGTTGGGATTATAGGGTGAGCTTGCAGATCAGATCAGCCCCCTTGGTTGTTGCGAGTAGGCCTGAATTCTGATTGACTGCCTGGATTCTGATTGAGTTGGTTGGTTCTGGGGCTGATGAAAGCCATGTCTTGCCGCATTTGTTGGCAGAAAGAAATGAAGATCTGCTTTTGCTTTATTGATACTTCTCCGCGATTGATTATCAGCCTGATGCTGCTTCATCAATCAAAACTTTTCTGCTGTCGCTCTCCGGAACAAGAGGGGGGGATGGGGGGATGGGAGGATGTGTGCTATGTATTTCTATGAAGGTCCGGACATTAACGCTAATGACCAATGGAGGCTGAGCTCCATGGAGCTCGGTTTCGAAACATCATTTTCTACActg containing:
- the LOC125514756 gene encoding methionine aminopeptidase 1D, chloroplastic/mitochondrial isoform X1, translated to MASPPSPRLLCALLGERLGALSARPLLRTAAPGRGNARVTCQATRTLSSLVDALFNRRSRDDSLENNPRRLRPGKVSPRLTVPSHIQRPPYVNSRQRPQMNDGPEIHDEKGIECMRASGKLAAQVLKFAGTLVNPGITTDEIDKAVHQMIIDNGAYPSPLGYCGFPKSVCTSVNECICHGIPDSRPLEDGDIINIDVTVYLNGYHGDTSATFLCGDVDDEAKKQELQLFAGISDMLVLPQVTKESLDKAISICAPGVEINRIGRTIQDHADKFKYGVVQQFVGHGVGKVFHAEPAVLHFRNNEKGRMILNQTFTIEPMLTIGSTNSTIWSDDWTAVTEDGSLSAQFEHTLLITEDGVEILTQC
- the LOC125514756 gene encoding methionine aminopeptidase 1D, chloroplastic/mitochondrial isoform X2, translating into MASPPSPRLLCALLGERLGALSARPLLRTAAPGRGNARVTCQATRTLSSLVDALFNRRSRDDSLENNPRRLRPGKVSPRLTVPSHIQRPPYVNSRQRPQMNDGPEIHDEKGIECMRASGKLAAQVLKFAGTLVNPGITTDEIDKAVHQMIIDNGAYPSPLGYCGFPKSVCTSVNECICHGIPDSRPLEDGDIINIDVTVYLNGYHGDTSATFLCGDVDDEAKKLVQVTKESLDKAISICAPGVEINRIGRTIQDHADKFKYGVVQQFVGHGVGKVFHAEPAVLHFRNNEKGRMILNQTFTIEPMLTIGSTNSTIWSDDWTAVTEDGSLSAQFEHTLLITEDGVEILTQC